Proteins from one Streptomyces genisteinicus genomic window:
- a CDS encoding GNAT family N-acetyltransferase has product MPAGPPAGVPDRSGPGPVPAGPWGPVPTPAGDLRLVPVVPERDIDLLAGWMNDPAVAAFWELAGPASVTLAHLRAQLAAGHSTPCLGVLGSTAMSYFEIYRADLDPLARHYPARGHDTGVHVLIGGSGDRGRGVGSVLLRAVADLVLDTRPRCTRVLAEPDVRNTPSVSAFLTAGFRFSAEVALPGKRAALMIRERALREVL; this is encoded by the coding sequence GTGCCCGCGGGGCCGCCGGCCGGTGTGCCAGACCGTTCCGGCCCGGGGCCCGTGCCCGCGGGCCCCTGGGGGCCGGTGCCCACGCCGGCGGGAGACCTCCGGCTGGTCCCCGTCGTCCCCGAGCGGGACATCGACCTGCTGGCCGGCTGGATGAACGACCCGGCCGTGGCCGCCTTCTGGGAGCTCGCCGGCCCCGCGTCCGTCACCCTCGCGCATCTGCGCGCCCAGCTCGCCGCCGGTCACAGCACGCCGTGCCTGGGCGTCCTCGGCTCCACCGCGATGAGCTACTTCGAGATCTACCGGGCCGACCTCGATCCACTGGCCCGGCACTATCCCGCGCGGGGGCACGACACCGGGGTGCACGTCCTGATCGGCGGGTCCGGCGACCGCGGACGCGGCGTCGGGTCCGTGCTCCTGCGGGCCGTGGCCGATCTCGTGCTGGACACCCGGCCCCGCTGCACACGGGTCCTCGCCGAGCCCGACGTGCGCAACACGCCCTCCGTGTCCGCGTTCCTGACCGCCGGATTCCGTTTCTCCGCCGAAGTCGCCCTGCCCGGGAAGCGCGCGGCGCTCATGATCCGCGAGCGCGCCCTGCGGGAGGTGCTGTGA
- a CDS encoding IucA/IucC family protein, whose protein sequence is MIGEFAYEEILSPLPGAPADGHPAADDTPAAAHAAASAHAPAAGRVPDPAAAPYEAGTPAATSPYALRLGDDGLLTFRARRGAYGSWRVEADSLALDGRPFTDPLGFLARARGTLGIDGATLGHLIRELSVTLTADTALDHTALTAAELAGLGYAELEGHQTGHPWIVLNKGRIGFSASDTARWAPESRLPAALPWIAVSTRLAAYRGVPALALPADLYARELDDGTRARFDAVLAGQGLDPAAYLLLPVHPWQWDEVLLPLYAPAVARREIVPLPTDGDLRLPQQSVRTFVNTDRPERHTVKLPLSVLNTLVWRGLPTERTLAAPAVTAWVQGLRDADPFLRDECRVILLGEVASVTVEHPLYDRLDDVPYQYKELLGAIWREPLPPRLDPGERARTLASLLHTDPRGRAFAAELVERSGLAPAVWLQHLFAALLPPLLRFLYRYGTVFSPHGENAIVVYDEHDVPVRLAIKDFVDDVNVSAQPLPEHDTMPAEVREVLLTEEPAFLTQFIHSGLFVGVFRYLAPLAEDQLGVPEERFFAMVREEILRHHALFPELKERYELFDLLTDRIDRLCLNRNRLHLDGYRDSPRRPHAAVHGTVANPLAAP, encoded by the coding sequence ATGATCGGCGAGTTCGCGTACGAGGAGATCCTCAGCCCGCTGCCCGGCGCCCCGGCCGACGGACACCCGGCGGCGGACGACACCCCCGCGGCGGCCCACGCGGCCGCATCAGCCCACGCACCCGCGGCGGGCCGCGTCCCCGATCCGGCCGCGGCCCCGTACGAGGCCGGGACCCCGGCGGCCACGTCGCCGTACGCCCTCCGCCTCGGTGACGACGGCCTCCTCACCTTCCGGGCCCGCCGCGGCGCCTACGGCAGCTGGCGCGTCGAGGCGGACTCCCTCGCCCTCGACGGACGGCCCTTCACCGACCCGCTCGGCTTCCTCGCGCGGGCCAGGGGGACACTCGGCATCGACGGCGCCACCCTCGGTCATCTGATCCGTGAGCTCTCCGTGACGCTCACCGCCGACACCGCACTCGACCACACCGCCCTCACCGCCGCCGAGCTGGCCGGACTCGGCTACGCCGAACTGGAGGGCCACCAGACCGGACACCCGTGGATCGTCCTCAACAAGGGCCGCATCGGTTTCTCCGCGTCCGACACCGCCCGCTGGGCCCCCGAGTCCCGCCTTCCCGCCGCACTGCCGTGGATCGCGGTCAGCACCCGCCTCGCCGCCTACCGGGGCGTCCCCGCCCTCGCCCTGCCCGCGGACCTCTACGCCCGCGAACTCGACGACGGGACCCGCGCGCGCTTCGACGCGGTGCTCGCCGGGCAGGGCCTCGACCCCGCCGCGTACCTCCTGCTGCCCGTCCACCCCTGGCAGTGGGACGAGGTGCTGCTCCCGCTCTACGCGCCTGCCGTGGCCCGGCGCGAGATCGTGCCGCTGCCCACCGACGGCGATCTGCGCCTGCCCCAGCAGTCCGTCCGCACCTTCGTCAACACCGACCGGCCCGAGCGCCACACCGTCAAGCTGCCGCTCTCCGTCCTCAACACCCTGGTCTGGCGGGGGCTGCCGACCGAGCGCACCCTCGCGGCCCCCGCCGTCACCGCATGGGTCCAGGGCCTGCGCGACGCGGACCCCTTCCTGCGCGACGAGTGCCGGGTGATCCTGCTCGGCGAGGTCGCCTCGGTGACGGTCGAGCACCCGCTCTACGACCGTCTCGACGACGTGCCGTACCAGTACAAGGAACTGCTGGGAGCCATCTGGCGCGAGCCCCTGCCGCCCCGCCTCGACCCCGGCGAGCGGGCCCGCACCCTCGCGTCCCTGCTGCACACCGACCCCCGGGGCCGCGCCTTCGCGGCCGAGCTCGTGGAGCGCTCCGGCCTGGCGCCCGCCGTCTGGCTCCAGCACCTCTTCGCCGCCCTGCTGCCGCCGCTGCTGCGCTTCCTCTACCGCTACGGCACGGTCTTCTCCCCGCACGGCGAGAACGCGATCGTGGTCTACGACGAGCACGACGTGCCCGTGCGACTGGCGATCAAGGACTTCGTCGACGACGTGAACGTCAGCGCCCAGCCGCTGCCCGAGCACGACACCATGCCCGCCGAGGTGCGGGAGGTGCTGCTGACCGAGGAACCGGCCTTCCTGACCCAGTTCATCCACTCCGGGCTCTTCGTCGGCGTCTTCCGCTACCTCGCCCCGCTCGCCGAGGACCAGCTCGGCGTCCCCGAGGAGCGCTTCTTCGCCATGGTCAGGGAGGAGATCCTCCGCCACCACGCGCTCTTCCCCGAACTGAAGGAGCGCTACGAGCTGTTCGACCTGCTCACGGACCGCATCGACCGCCTCTGTCTCAACCGCAACCGCCTCCATCTCGACGGCTACCGCGACAGCCCGCGGCGGCCGCACGCCGCGGTGCACGGCACCGTGGCCAATCCGCTGGCGGCACCGTGA
- a CDS encoding ATP-dependent DNA helicase: MTKPSLPELLHAAVTAVGGVERPGQVSMAEAVAEVIDDGSHLLVQAGTGTGKSLGYLVPALAHGERVVVATATLALQRQLVERDLPRTVDSLHPLLRRRPEFAMLKGRSNYLCLHRLHEGAPQDEEEGLFDQFEAAAPTSRLGQDLLRMRDWADETETGDRDDLTPGVSDRAWSQVSVSSRECLGASKCAYGAECFAEAARERAKLADVVVTNHALLAIDAIEGAPVLPQHEVLIVDEAHELVSRVTGVATGELTPGQVNRAVRRAAKLVNEKAADALQTASETFERVMELALPGRLETVPEDLGYALTALRDAARTVISAMGSTRDKSVQDEDAVRRQALASVESIHAVAERITHGSEYDVVWYERHDRFGASLRVAPLSVSGLLREKLFAERSVVLTSATLKLGGDFNGVGASLGLAPEGIGGEDVPQWKGLDVGSPFDYPKQGILYVARHLATPGREGSRGDMMDELAELVEAAGGRTLGLFSSMRAAQAAAEELRGRLDKPILLQGEETLGELIKTFAGDPETCLFGTLSLWQGVDVPGPGCQLVVMDRIPFPRPDDPLMSARQKAVEEAGGNGFMAVAATHAALLMAQGAGRLVRATGDRGVVAVLDPRLANARYGSYLRASLPDFWYTTDRNQVRRSLAAIDAAAKADGA; the protein is encoded by the coding sequence ATGACGAAGCCATCCCTCCCCGAGCTCCTGCACGCCGCCGTCACCGCCGTCGGCGGTGTGGAACGGCCCGGACAGGTCAGCATGGCCGAGGCCGTCGCCGAGGTCATCGACGACGGCTCCCACCTCCTCGTGCAGGCCGGTACCGGTACCGGCAAGTCGCTCGGCTACCTCGTCCCCGCGCTGGCTCACGGCGAGCGTGTCGTCGTCGCCACGGCCACGCTCGCGCTCCAGCGCCAGCTGGTCGAGCGCGACCTGCCGCGCACGGTCGACTCCCTGCACCCGCTGCTGCGCCGGCGGCCGGAGTTCGCCATGCTCAAGGGCCGGTCGAACTACCTCTGCCTGCACCGGCTCCACGAGGGCGCACCGCAGGACGAGGAGGAGGGACTCTTCGACCAGTTCGAGGCCGCCGCACCGACGAGCAGGCTCGGCCAGGACCTGCTGCGGATGCGGGACTGGGCCGACGAGACCGAGACGGGCGACCGGGACGACCTGACCCCGGGCGTCTCGGACCGTGCCTGGAGCCAGGTCTCGGTCTCCTCCCGGGAGTGCCTCGGCGCCTCCAAGTGCGCGTACGGCGCCGAGTGCTTCGCCGAGGCGGCGCGCGAGCGGGCCAAGCTGGCGGACGTCGTGGTCACCAACCACGCCCTGCTGGCGATCGACGCGATCGAGGGGGCTCCGGTCCTGCCGCAGCACGAGGTGCTGATCGTGGACGAGGCCCACGAGCTGGTGTCCCGGGTGACGGGCGTCGCCACGGGCGAGCTCACGCCGGGCCAGGTGAACCGGGCGGTCCGCAGGGCCGCGAAGCTGGTCAACGAGAAGGCGGCGGACGCCCTCCAGACCGCCTCCGAGACGTTCGAGCGGGTCATGGAGCTGGCCCTCCCGGGCCGTCTGGAGACCGTTCCCGAGGACCTCGGCTACGCGCTGACGGCGCTGCGCGACGCGGCCCGGACGGTGATCAGCGCCATGGGGTCGACGCGCGACAAGTCCGTGCAGGACGAGGACGCGGTGCGCCGGCAGGCGCTGGCGTCGGTGGAGAGCATCCACGCGGTGGCCGAGCGGATCACCCACGGTTCCGAGTACGACGTGGTCTGGTACGAGCGCCACGACCGGTTCGGCGCCTCGCTGAGGGTGGCGCCCCTGTCGGTGTCCGGGCTGCTGAGGGAGAAGCTCTTCGCCGAGCGGTCGGTGGTGCTCACCTCCGCGACCCTGAAGCTCGGCGGCGACTTCAACGGCGTCGGCGCCTCGCTCGGGCTGGCGCCCGAGGGCATCGGGGGAGAGGACGTGCCCCAGTGGAAGGGCCTGGACGTCGGCTCCCCGTTCGACTATCCGAAGCAGGGCATCCTCTACGTCGCGCGCCATCTGGCGACGCCGGGCCGTGAGGGCTCGCGCGGCGACATGATGGACGAGCTGGCCGAGCTGGTGGAGGCCGCCGGCGGCCGCACCCTCGGGCTGTTCTCGTCCATGCGGGCCGCCCAGGCGGCGGCGGAGGAGCTGCGGGGGCGGCTGGACAAGCCCATCCTGCTCCAGGGCGAGGAGACGCTCGGCGAGCTGATCAAGACCTTCGCCGGGGATCCGGAGACCTGTCTGTTCGGCACGCTCTCGTTGTGGCAGGGGGTCGACGTGCCAGGGCCCGGCTGCCAGCTGGTGGTCATGGACCGCATTCCCTTCCCGAGGCCCGACGACCCGCTGATGAGCGCGCGGCAGAAGGCGGTGGAGGAGGCCGGCGGCAACGGCTTCATGGCGGTCGCGGCGACGCACGCGGCGCTGCTGATGGCGCAGGGCGCGGGGCGGCTGGTGCGGGCCACGGGGGACCGGGGCGTCGTCGCCGTCCTCGATCCGCGGTTGGCCAATGCGCGCTACGGAAGTTATCTGCGCGCCTCGCTGCCGGACTTCTGGTACACCACGGACCGCAATCAGGTGCGTCGGTCGCTGGCGGCGATCGACGCAGCGGCGAAGGCGGACGGCGCGTAG
- the lexA gene encoding transcriptional repressor LexA: protein MTTTADSAAITAQDRSQNRYEPVHAMNDAATPPEGPQPTRSLPGRPPGIRADSSGLTDRQRRVIEVIRDSVQRRGYPPSMREIGQAVGLSSTSSVAHQLMALERKGFLRRDPHRPRAYEVRGSDQPSTQPTDTTGKPAASYVPLVGRIAAGGPILAEESVEDVFPLPRQLVGDGELFVLKVVGDSMIEAAICDGDWVTVRRQPVAENGDIVAAMLDGEATVKRFKRENGHVWLLPHNAAYQPIPGDEATILGKVVAVLRRV from the coding sequence GTGACCACCACCGCTGACAGTGCCGCCATCACTGCCCAGGACCGCTCCCAGAACCGATACGAGCCGGTGCATGCCATGAATGACGCAGCCACGCCCCCGGAGGGCCCCCAGCCCACCCGCTCGCTGCCCGGTCGACCTCCAGGGATCCGGGCCGACAGCTCCGGCCTCACGGACCGGCAGCGGCGCGTCATCGAGGTGATCCGCGACTCCGTGCAGCGCAGGGGATACCCGCCGTCGATGCGCGAGATCGGCCAGGCGGTCGGCCTGTCCAGCACCTCCTCCGTCGCCCACCAGCTGATGGCCCTGGAGCGCAAGGGCTTCCTCCGCAGGGACCCGCACCGCCCCCGCGCCTACGAGGTCCGGGGCTCCGACCAGCCGAGCACCCAGCCGACGGACACCACCGGCAAGCCCGCGGCCTCCTACGTGCCGCTCGTCGGCCGCATCGCGGCCGGTGGCCCGATCCTCGCGGAGGAGTCCGTCGAGGACGTCTTCCCCCTCCCCCGGCAGCTCGTGGGCGACGGCGAGCTCTTCGTCCTCAAGGTCGTCGGCGACTCGATGATCGAGGCCGCGATCTGCGACGGCGACTGGGTCACCGTCCGCCGCCAGCCCGTCGCGGAGAACGGCGACATCGTCGCCGCCATGCTGGACGGCGAAGCCACCGTGAAGCGCTTCAAGCGGGAGAACGGCCACGTCTGGCTGCTCCCGCACAACGCCGCCTACCAGCCCATCCCCGGCGACGAGGCCACGATCCTCGGCAAGGTGGTGGCCGTGCTCCGGCGGGTCTGA
- the nrdR gene encoding transcriptional regulator NrdR — translation MHCPFCRHPDSRVVDSRTTDDGTSIRRRRQCPDCSRRFTTVETASLMVVKRSGVTEPFSRTKVISGVRKACQGRPVTEDALAQLGQRVEEAVRATGSAELTTHDVGLAILGPLQELDLVAYLRFASVYRAFDSLEDFEAAIAELRGGRPAVEERGSAGAAEVPVPATAAD, via the coding sequence ATGCACTGTCCCTTCTGCAGGCACCCCGACAGCCGAGTCGTCGACAGCCGTACGACCGACGACGGCACGTCCATCCGACGCCGCCGGCAGTGTCCGGACTGCTCCCGCCGTTTCACGACGGTGGAGACCGCGTCGCTCATGGTCGTCAAGCGCAGCGGCGTGACCGAGCCCTTCAGCCGCACCAAGGTCATCTCCGGCGTCCGCAAGGCGTGCCAGGGACGGCCGGTCACCGAGGACGCCCTCGCCCAGCTCGGCCAGCGGGTCGAGGAGGCGGTGCGCGCCACCGGCAGCGCCGAGCTGACCACCCACGACGTGGGTCTGGCCATACTCGGCCCCCTGCAGGAACTCGACCTCGTCGCGTACCTGCGGTTCGCGTCCGTCTACCGGGCGTTCGACTCACTCGAGGACTTCGAGGCCGCCATCGCGGAGCTCCGCGGCGGACGGCCCGCTGTGGAGGAGCGCGGGAGCGCCGGGGCCGCGGAGGTCCCCGTCCCCGCCACCGCCGCCGACTGA
- a CDS encoding vitamin B12-dependent ribonucleotide reductase, with the protein MTETTSGPARGSRTKGAKAAKGLRVERIHTTPGVHPYDEVAWERRDVVMTNWRDGSVNFEQRGVEFPDFWAVNAVNIVTSKYFRGAVGTPQRETGLKQLIDRIVKTYRKAGEDYGYFASPADAEIFEHELAYALLHQIFSFNSPVWFNVGTPQPQQVSACFILSVDDSMESILDWYKEEGMIFKGGSGAGLNLSRIRSSKELLSSGGNASGPVSFMRGADASAGTIKSGGATRRAAKMVILDVDHPDIEGFIETKVTEEEKIRALRDAGFDMDLGGDDITSVQYQNANNSVRVNDEFMKAVESGGKFGLRARMTGEIIEEVDAKALFRKMAQAAWACADPGIQYDDTINHWHTCPESGRINGSNPCSEYMHLDNTSCNLASLNLMKFLKDDGQGNQSFDIERFSKVVELVITAMDISICFADFPTQKIGENTRAFRQLGIGYANLGALLMATGHAYDSDGGRALAGAISSLMTGTSYKRSAELAAVVGAYDGYAKNAGPHLRVMQQHADANTAAVRMDDLDTPIWAAATEAWQDVIRLGEKNGFRNAQASVIAPTGTIGLAMSCDTTGLEPDLALVKFKKLVGGGSMQIVNGTVPQALRRLGYQPEQIEAIVAHIAEHGNVVDAPGLKTEHYEVFDCAMGERSISAMGHVRMMAAIQPWISGALSKTVNMPESATVEEVEEIYFEAWKLGVKALAIYRDNCKVGQPLSAKTKEKEKAEVTAKAEDTIRSAVEKVVEYRPVRKRLPKGRPGITTSFTVGGAEGYMTANSYPDDGLGEVFLKMSKQGSTLAGMMDAFSIAVSVGLQYGVPLETYVSKFTNMRFEPAGMTDDPDVRMAQSIVDYIFRRLALDFLPFETRSALGIHSAEERQRHLETGSYEPSEDELDVEGLAQSAPVQQELKAVAAPAAEVPAPKQAHTSAELVEMQLGISADAPLCFSCGTKMQRAGSCYICEGCGSTSGCS; encoded by the coding sequence ATGACCGAGACGACGAGCGGCCCCGCACGAGGGTCCCGCACCAAGGGAGCCAAGGCGGCCAAGGGCCTGCGTGTCGAGCGCATCCACACCACCCCCGGAGTGCATCCGTACGACGAGGTGGCCTGGGAGCGCCGTGACGTCGTCATGACCAACTGGCGTGACGGCTCGGTGAACTTCGAGCAGCGTGGCGTCGAGTTCCCCGACTTCTGGGCGGTGAACGCGGTCAACATCGTCACCAGCAAGTACTTCCGCGGCGCGGTCGGCACGCCGCAGCGCGAGACCGGTCTCAAGCAGCTCATCGACCGGATCGTGAAGACCTACCGCAAGGCCGGCGAGGACTACGGCTACTTCGCCTCGCCCGCCGACGCCGAGATCTTCGAGCACGAGCTCGCGTACGCCCTGCTGCACCAGATCTTCAGCTTCAACTCGCCGGTGTGGTTCAACGTCGGCACGCCGCAGCCCCAGCAGGTCTCCGCCTGCTTCATCCTGTCCGTCGACGACTCCATGGAGTCGATCCTCGACTGGTACAAGGAAGAGGGCATGATCTTCAAGGGCGGCTCCGGCGCCGGCCTGAACCTGTCCCGCATCCGTTCCTCCAAGGAACTGCTCTCCTCCGGCGGAAACGCCTCCGGCCCGGTCTCCTTCATGCGGGGCGCCGACGCCTCCGCAGGAACGATCAAGTCGGGCGGCGCGACCCGCCGCGCGGCCAAGATGGTCATCCTCGACGTCGACCACCCCGACATCGAGGGCTTCATCGAGACCAAGGTGACGGAGGAGGAGAAGATCCGCGCGCTGCGCGACGCGGGCTTCGACATGGACCTGGGCGGCGACGACATCACGTCCGTCCAGTACCAGAACGCCAACAACTCGGTCCGTGTCAACGACGAGTTCATGAAGGCCGTCGAGAGCGGCGGGAAGTTCGGCCTGCGCGCCCGGATGACCGGCGAGATCATCGAGGAGGTCGACGCCAAGGCGCTCTTCCGCAAGATGGCGCAGGCGGCGTGGGCGTGCGCCGACCCGGGCATCCAGTACGACGACACCATCAACCACTGGCACACCTGCCCCGAGTCCGGCCGGATCAACGGCTCGAACCCGTGCAGCGAGTACATGCACCTGGACAACACCTCGTGCAACCTGGCCTCGCTGAACCTGATGAAGTTCCTCAAGGACGACGGCCAGGGCAACCAGTCCTTCGACATCGAGCGCTTCTCCAAGGTCGTCGAGCTGGTCATCACCGCGATGGACATCTCCATCTGCTTCGCCGACTTCCCGACCCAGAAGATCGGCGAGAACACCCGGGCCTTCCGCCAGCTCGGCATCGGCTACGCCAACCTCGGCGCCCTGCTGATGGCGACCGGCCACGCCTACGACTCGGACGGCGGCCGGGCGCTCGCCGGCGCCATCAGCTCGCTGATGACGGGCACCTCCTACAAGCGCTCGGCGGAGCTCGCCGCGGTCGTCGGCGCGTACGACGGCTACGCGAAGAACGCCGGCCCGCACCTGCGGGTCATGCAGCAGCACGCCGACGCCAACACGGCGGCCGTGCGCATGGACGACCTGGACACCCCGATCTGGGCCGCGGCCACCGAGGCCTGGCAGGACGTGATCCGCCTCGGCGAGAAGAACGGCTTCCGCAACGCCCAGGCGTCGGTCATCGCCCCGACCGGCACCATCGGTCTCGCGATGTCCTGCGACACCACGGGCCTGGAGCCCGACCTCGCGCTGGTCAAGTTCAAGAAGCTCGTCGGCGGCGGATCGATGCAGATCGTCAACGGCACCGTTCCGCAGGCGCTGCGCCGCCTCGGCTACCAGCCGGAGCAGATCGAGGCGATCGTGGCCCACATCGCCGAGCACGGCAACGTGGTCGACGCGCCCGGCCTGAAGACCGAGCACTACGAGGTCTTCGACTGCGCCATGGGCGAGCGCTCCATCTCCGCCATGGGCCACGTCCGGATGATGGCCGCGATCCAGCCCTGGATCTCGGGCGCCCTCTCCAAGACCGTCAACATGCCCGAGTCGGCGACCGTCGAAGAGGTCGAGGAGATCTACTTCGAGGCGTGGAAGCTGGGCGTCAAGGCGCTCGCCATCTACCGCGACAACTGCAAGGTCGGCCAGCCGCTCTCCGCCAAGACCAAGGAGAAGGAGAAGGCCGAGGTCACGGCGAAGGCCGAGGACACCATCCGGTCCGCGGTCGAGAAGGTCGTCGAGTACCGCCCGGTCCGCAAGCGCCTCCCCAAGGGCCGTCCCGGGATCACCACGTCCTTCACGGTCGGCGGTGCCGAGGGCTACATGACGGCCAACTCCTACCCGGACGACGGTCTCGGCGAGGTCTTCCTCAAGATGTCCAAGCAGGGCTCCACCCTCGCGGGCATGATGGACGCCTTCTCGATCGCCGTCTCGGTCGGCCTCCAGTACGGCGTGCCGCTGGAGACCTACGTCTCGAAGTTCACCAACATGCGCTTCGAGCCCGCCGGCATGACGGACGACCCGGACGTGCGGATGGCGCAGTCGATCGTCGACTACATCTTCCGCCGCCTGGCGCTGGACTTCCTGCCCTTCGAGACGCGCTCCGCGCTCGGCATCCACTCGGCCGAGGAGCGCCAGCGCCACCTGGAGACCGGCTCCTACGAGCCGTCGGAGGACGAGCTCGACGTCGAGGGCCTGGCCCAGTCGGCACCGGTCCAGCAGGAGCTGAAGGCCGTCGCCGCCCCGGCCGCAGAGGTCCCGGCCCCGAAGCAGGCGCACACCTCGGCCGAGCTGGTCGAGATGCAGCTCGGCATCAGCGCCGACGCCCCGCTCTGCTTCTCCTGCGGCACGAAGATGCAGCGCGCCGGCTCCTGCTACATCTGCGAGGGCTGCGGCTCGACCAGCGGCTGCAGCTGA
- a CDS encoding TerD family protein, whose product MSSSLSKGVGKVEVSLRWDPSDLGEPAHDLDLVAATYEDAAPGSAPAWAVHFDSRSPDGTITLTRDSRTGQGFGADEVMTLEFERLAPTYRRVVVGVVIQQRPGRRTFGDIRNVSARVAEGYTELGTTDFAGVADCTAAVVWEFHRDEAGSWHLSGGLRGLDADPESFLGLMGG is encoded by the coding sequence GTGAGCAGCAGTCTCAGCAAGGGCGTCGGGAAGGTCGAGGTGTCCTTGAGATGGGACCCGAGCGATCTGGGCGAGCCCGCCCACGACCTCGACCTGGTGGCGGCGACGTACGAGGACGCGGCCCCGGGCAGCGCTCCCGCCTGGGCCGTCCACTTCGACAGCAGGTCGCCCGACGGGACGATCACCCTGACCCGCGACAGCCGGACGGGGCAGGGGTTCGGCGCCGACGAGGTGATGACGCTGGAGTTCGAGCGGCTCGCCCCGACGTACCGGCGGGTCGTGGTCGGCGTCGTCATCCAGCAGCGTCCGGGCCGCAGGACGTTCGGCGACATACGGAACGTCTCCGCGCGGGTCGCCGAGGGGTACACGGAGCTGGGGACCACCGACTTCGCCGGGGTCGCCGACTGCACGGCGGCCGTGGTGTGGGAGTTCCACCGGGACGAGGCGGGCAGCTGGCACCTCTCCGGAGGGCTGCGCGGACTCGACGCGGATCCGGAGTCGTTCCTCGGGCTGATGGGCGGCTGA
- a CDS encoding DUF1152 domain-containing protein: MTSLHSHPLFSRLESAQRILVAGAGGGFDVYAGLPVALSLMHRGKDVTLANLTFSAVEGLPLDAWLAPDVARVTPGTSLHQTYFPERTLASWLDLHGYPSTVHAFARVGVQPLRAAYRALIEQHGIEAVVLVDGGTDILMRGDETGLGTPEEDMASVAALAGIDLPERLVISVGFGVDAYHGVSHGLVLENIAALETEGAYLGAFSVPRTTREGALFLDAVAHAQAHTPEHPSIVNGSIAAAVRGLFGDIQFTTRTRGSELFINPLMSLCFTFELEGIARRCLYLDRIEDTHLMRQVSSAIAEFRDGVDSPRPPRRIPH, from the coding sequence ATGACGTCGCTGCACTCCCATCCGCTCTTCTCCCGCCTGGAATCCGCACAGCGCATTCTGGTGGCCGGCGCGGGAGGGGGATTCGACGTCTACGCGGGGCTGCCGGTCGCCCTGTCGCTGATGCACCGGGGCAAGGACGTCACCCTCGCCAATCTGACCTTCAGCGCCGTCGAGGGGCTGCCGCTCGACGCGTGGCTCGCTCCCGACGTCGCCCGGGTCACTCCCGGCACCTCGCTCCACCAGACCTACTTCCCCGAACGCACCCTCGCCTCCTGGCTCGACCTGCACGGCTATCCGAGCACGGTGCACGCCTTCGCCCGGGTCGGCGTGCAGCCGCTGCGCGCCGCGTACCGGGCGCTGATCGAGCAGCACGGCATCGAGGCCGTGGTGCTCGTCGACGGCGGCACCGACATCCTCATGCGCGGCGACGAGACCGGGCTGGGCACACCGGAGGAGGACATGGCGAGCGTCGCCGCGCTCGCCGGGATCGACCTGCCGGAACGCCTGGTGATCTCCGTGGGGTTCGGCGTCGACGCCTACCACGGGGTCAGCCACGGACTCGTCCTGGAGAACATCGCGGCACTGGAGACCGAGGGGGCGTACCTGGGCGCGTTCTCGGTGCCGCGGACGACACGGGAGGGCGCGCTGTTCCTCGACGCGGTGGCGCACGCCCAGGCGCACACGCCCGAGCACCCCAGCATCGTCAACGGCTCCATCGCCGCCGCGGTGCGGGGGCTCTTCGGTGACATCCAGTTCACGACGCGTACCCGCGGCAGCGAACTCTTCATCAACCCCCTGATGTCGCTGTGCTTCACCTTCGAACTGGAGGGGATCGCGCGCCGCTGCCTCTACCTGGACCGTATCGAGGACACGCATCTGATGCGCCAGGTCAGCAGCGCCATCGCGGAGTTCCGCGACGGGGTCGACTCGCCCCGGCCGCCTCGCCGCATCCCTCACTGA
- a CDS encoding YdbC family protein codes for MLVKWIRCTVVDRRGFERGQRKWAGLPGEPGFRGQGGGWSRIRPNVAHVVAFWESRPFYDSFMARSHDRLAAGQSGTYKDIQTKLFDYRFDVKTGFEPRFTDADVLRVAHCRVRDERVEHFSLMQEKVWNPAMAGSPGMVRGVFGEAPGNEFLIMSMWASAAEHGKYRTERIERLLLRAQTEADVTALAGDVVALEPSWTV; via the coding sequence GTGCTGGTCAAGTGGATTCGCTGCACCGTGGTCGACCGACGCGGTTTCGAGCGGGGGCAGCGGAAGTGGGCGGGGCTCCCGGGCGAGCCGGGCTTCCGGGGGCAGGGCGGCGGCTGGAGCCGGATACGGCCGAACGTCGCCCATGTCGTCGCGTTCTGGGAGAGCCGTCCCTTCTACGACTCGTTCATGGCGCGCTCCCACGACCGGCTCGCCGCCGGGCAGTCGGGCACCTACAAGGACATCCAGACCAAGCTGTTCGACTATCGCTTCGACGTGAAGACCGGCTTCGAGCCGAGGTTCACCGACGCCGACGTGCTGCGCGTCGCGCACTGCCGGGTCCGCGACGAACGGGTGGAGCACTTCTCGCTGATGCAGGAGAAGGTGTGGAACCCGGCGATGGCGGGCTCCCCCGGCATGGTGCGCGGGGTGTTCGGCGAGGCTCCCGGCAACGAGTTCCTGATCATGTCGATGTGGGCCTCGGCCGCCGAGCACGGCAAGTACCGCACCGAGCGGATCGAGCGGCTCCTGCTGCGGGCGCAGACGGAAGCCGACGTCACCGCCCTGGCGGGTGACGTCGTCGCACTCGAACCGTCGTGGACCGTCTGA